A single Bacillus mesophilus DNA region contains:
- a CDS encoding DUF5667 domain-containing protein, with product MRRKLKSIVTAGVFAGALLVGTSAHANTEPTPVESGLTPDQFFYFMDKLAENAQLFLTLDDEQMQTELLLQFAQERLAESTKMVEEEKLEYVNELVDAYLEAIEEAEDLVSEVVLDESVEEETKDELTEELENTTVIDESIQDSLDEEKLEEVVEKTEEVKLVANVVKGLDPEKVTALRQEGLGFGQISKVIGLAEATGKTEAEILSMLQEGKGFGEIAKELQVKLSDVVKKGKGRNKDSIASEEEDVTDETTESEEVSETEEVVTEEEAEVDTDVKEVTTEEETTVEDDVQVVAASTTTVTEKPEQAAKEKNSIATEKKKAAEEKKKAAQEKKKEAQENKKNNKQNEDESEEENENE from the coding sequence ATGAGAAGAAAATTAAAATCGATCGTAACTGCCGGTGTATTTGCAGGTGCTTTATTAGTGGGAACGTCTGCACATGCAAATACTGAACCAACACCAGTAGAATCAGGTTTAACACCAGATCAATTCTTTTATTTTATGGACAAGCTTGCTGAAAATGCTCAATTATTCCTTACGCTTGATGATGAACAAATGCAGACAGAGCTACTATTGCAATTTGCTCAGGAACGTTTAGCGGAATCTACTAAAATGGTAGAAGAGGAAAAGCTAGAGTATGTTAATGAGCTAGTAGATGCTTACCTGGAAGCAATTGAAGAAGCAGAAGATTTAGTATCAGAAGTCGTGTTAGATGAATCCGTTGAGGAAGAAACAAAGGATGAGTTAACTGAGGAACTAGAAAATACGACTGTGATTGACGAGTCTATTCAGGATTCCTTAGACGAAGAGAAGCTTGAAGAAGTCGTTGAAAAAACTGAGGAAGTAAAGCTTGTTGCTAATGTGGTTAAAGGCTTAGATCCTGAGAAAGTAACTGCTCTTCGTCAAGAAGGTCTTGGTTTTGGTCAAATTTCGAAAGTGATTGGTCTTGCTGAAGCAACTGGAAAAACGGAAGCTGAAATCCTAAGCATGTTGCAAGAAGGTAAAGGCTTCGGAGAAATCGCAAAAGAATTACAGGTTAAACTTTCTGATGTAGTGAAAAAAGGTAAAGGCCGAAACAAAGATTCAATAGCTTCTGAGGAAGAAGATGTGACAGACGAAACGACCGAGTCAGAAGAAGTTTCAGAAACTGAAGAGGTTGTAACAGAAGAGGAAGCAGAAGTAGATACTGACGTTAAGGAAGTTACTACTGAAGAAGAAACAACTGTTGAAGATGACGTACAGGTGGTAGCTGCTTCAACGACTACTGTTACAGAAAAACCAGAGCAAGCTGCTAAAGAGAAGAATTCAATTGCTACTGAAAAGAAAAAGGCTGCTGAAGAAAAGAAGAAAGCTGCTCAAGAGAAGAAGAAAGAAGCTCAGGAAAACAAGAAAAACAATAAACAAAATGAAGATGAGTCAGAAGAAGAAAACGAAAACGAGTAA